One stretch of Pseudoxanthomonas sp. Root65 DNA includes these proteins:
- a CDS encoding electron transfer flavoprotein subunit alpha/FixB family protein, whose translation MAKVLVIAEHLDGKLNASTAKTVSAAAAVNADAIDVVVLAADPAAVAADAAQIAGVAKVLTVANAANANPIAQVLAPQIAQLAAGYTHVFAPSTTFGKDLLPCVAALLGVNQVSDLMTVEGPHTFKRPIYAGNAIITVETPADQTVVATVRTASWPEAGRGGSATIEAVSVDAALPTHTRYLGLAAGKSDRPDLQSAKRVVSGGRGVGSAENFKVIYALADKLGAAVGASRAAVDAGYVPNELQVGQTGKIIAPELYVAVGISGAIQHLTGIKDAGTIVAINKDPESPIFEIADIGLVGDLFALLPELESALN comes from the coding sequence ATGGCCAAGGTTCTCGTCATTGCCGAACACCTGGACGGCAAGCTCAACGCCTCCACCGCCAAGACCGTCAGCGCGGCGGCTGCCGTGAACGCCGACGCCATCGACGTGGTCGTGCTGGCCGCCGATCCGGCCGCTGTCGCCGCCGACGCCGCACAGATCGCCGGCGTCGCCAAGGTACTGACCGTCGCCAACGCCGCCAACGCGAACCCCATCGCGCAGGTGCTGGCGCCCCAGATCGCCCAGCTGGCGGCGGGCTATACGCACGTGTTCGCCCCATCCACCACCTTCGGCAAGGACCTGCTGCCGTGCGTGGCCGCCCTGCTGGGCGTCAACCAGGTCTCCGACCTGATGACTGTGGAAGGCCCGCATACCTTCAAGCGCCCGATCTACGCCGGCAATGCGATCATCACGGTCGAAACCCCGGCCGACCAGACCGTGGTCGCCACCGTGCGCACCGCCTCCTGGCCGGAAGCCGGCAGGGGCGGCAGCGCGACGATCGAGGCCGTCAGCGTGGACGCCGCCTTGCCGACGCATACCCGCTACCTCGGCCTGGCCGCCGGCAAGTCCGACCGCCCCGACCTGCAGAGCGCCAAGCGTGTCGTCTCCGGCGGCCGCGGCGTCGGTTCGGCCGAGAACTTCAAGGTCATTTACGCGCTGGCCGACAAGCTCGGCGCCGCCGTCGGCGCGTCGCGCGCCGCCGTCGACGCCGGCTACGTGCCGAACGAACTGCAGGTCGGCCAGACCGGCAAGATCATCGCCCCCGAGCTGTACGTCGCCGTCGGCATCTCCGGCGCCATCCAGCACCTGACCGGCATCAAGGACGCAGGTACGATCGTGGCGATCAACAAGGACCCGGAGTCCCCGATCTTCGAGATTGCGGATATTGGGTTGGTGGGGGATTTGTTTGCGCTGCTGCCGGAACTTGAGTCAGCGCTGAACTGA
- a CDS encoding glycosyltransferase family 2 protein, whose amino-acid sequence MTIPAGPSIPPHYSVVVPVYRGSKSIGELRRRLSVALEPLGKSYEIIFVDDRGSPANWAAIDRLCAENPSKVRGIRLSRNFGQHAATLCGIAHARGEWIVTIDEDLEQPPESVPALLQKAEEGHQVVYGVNETRSHAWWRNLTSEVGRSLFKFAIPSLNREYTSFRVIHRTVANGLERFQSPFTFIDGYISWITHNYATVVVPHDARFHGKSSYSVRMLVAHMINIFVTFSDLPLRIATWLGLSASLGGAAWGVSILIAKLTGALSVSGYASIMAGMTFLGGLQLLILGIFGEYLARINFKTASMPLFLVEEEVGN is encoded by the coding sequence ATGACCATACCCGCTGGCCCCTCAATTCCACCCCATTACTCCGTGGTGGTACCGGTTTATAGGGGCTCGAAATCCATAGGCGAACTGCGTCGACGCCTCTCTGTGGCGCTGGAGCCGCTGGGCAAATCCTACGAGATCATTTTTGTCGACGACCGTGGCAGCCCGGCAAACTGGGCCGCCATAGACCGTCTGTGTGCCGAAAATCCATCGAAGGTCCGTGGCATCCGGCTGAGTCGGAACTTCGGACAGCATGCCGCCACCCTGTGCGGCATCGCTCATGCGCGCGGTGAGTGGATCGTCACCATCGATGAAGATCTCGAACAGCCACCCGAGTCGGTTCCTGCGCTGCTGCAGAAGGCCGAGGAAGGGCACCAGGTGGTGTATGGCGTGAACGAAACGCGCAGCCATGCCTGGTGGCGAAACCTCACCTCGGAGGTGGGCCGCAGCCTGTTCAAGTTCGCGATACCCAGCTTGAACCGGGAATACACTTCGTTCCGCGTCATTCATCGCACCGTGGCGAACGGCCTTGAGCGATTCCAGTCGCCGTTCACTTTCATCGACGGCTACATCTCCTGGATCACGCACAACTATGCGACGGTAGTCGTACCGCACGACGCTCGATTTCACGGGAAAAGCAGTTACAGCGTGAGGATGCTGGTCGCTCACATGATCAACATCTTCGTGACGTTCTCCGATCTTCCACTGCGCATTGCGACGTGGCTAGGCCTCAGCGCTTCGCTCGGCGGAGCGGCATGGGGCGTTTCCATCCTGATTGCAAAACTGACGGGGGCGCTAAGCGTGAGCGGCTATGCGTCGATCATGGCCGGCATGACATTCCTGGGCGGCCTCCAATTGCTGATCCTCGGTATCTTCGGCGAGTACCTGGCGCGCATCAATTTCAAAACTGCGTCCATGCCATTGTTCCTGGTCGAAGAGGAGGTCGGCAATTGA
- a CDS encoding WbqC family protein gives MSSQKRVAVLQSSYIPWKGYFDIIHDVDTFIFYDDVQFTYQDWRSRNRVIANGTPVWLTVPTGGNIKRLINEVQLPDAGWQRKHWSTIRHAYTKARHFREYSPLIEELYTGTAWNSLSEMNQAVTRRIAQEVLGIRTEFRDSLEFDATGSKLDRLIDLLVKAGATHYLSGPAARSYIDPQRFEDAGIQLEYKDYSGYPEYKQLSDGFEHAVSILDLIFNAGPDASHYIWGWRDPEKLAPGA, from the coding sequence ATGAGCAGCCAGAAGCGGGTTGCCGTACTGCAATCCAGCTATATCCCTTGGAAGGGATATTTCGACATCATTCACGACGTCGATACCTTCATTTTCTACGACGACGTCCAGTTCACCTACCAGGACTGGCGTTCGCGCAACCGTGTGATCGCGAATGGAACGCCGGTCTGGCTGACAGTACCGACAGGTGGCAACATCAAACGCCTGATCAATGAAGTGCAATTGCCCGACGCCGGCTGGCAGCGGAAGCACTGGTCGACGATCCGTCATGCTTATACCAAAGCCCGCCATTTCCGCGAGTATTCACCCCTCATCGAGGAGCTGTATACAGGCACCGCGTGGAACTCCCTGTCAGAGATGAATCAGGCCGTCACTCGGCGGATTGCACAGGAAGTATTGGGAATACGGACCGAGTTCCGCGACTCTCTGGAGTTCGATGCCACGGGTAGCAAGCTGGATCGTTTGATCGATTTGCTGGTGAAGGCGGGAGCCACCCATTACCTGTCCGGCCCGGCAGCCCGTTCGTACATCGACCCGCAAAGGTTCGAGGACGCCGGCATCCAGCTGGAATACAAGGACTATTCGGGATATCCGGAGTACAAGCAGCTTTCCGATGGATTCGAGCATGCGGTGAGTATCCTTGACTTGATATTCAACGCAGGCCCGGACGCGTCACATTATATCTGGGGATGGCGTGATCCGGAAAAGCTCGCGCCGGGCGCCTGA
- a CDS encoding EamA family transporter — translation MAYVFITLTILLTVYGQLILKWQVGLHSHLLNGPLSATNIVTLLLKPWVISGFAAAFGASICWMAAINRLPLSRAYPFMSMNFVIVVLLAAWLFQERLDAYKLVGTLIIVAGVVVLSRSTG, via the coding sequence ATGGCTTATGTCTTCATCACCTTAACCATCCTTCTGACCGTATACGGTCAGCTGATACTCAAGTGGCAGGTTGGCCTGCACTCGCATCTTCTCAATGGCCCACTGTCGGCCACTAACATTGTAACGCTACTGCTGAAGCCTTGGGTCATCTCCGGATTTGCAGCGGCATTCGGTGCATCCATTTGCTGGATGGCGGCGATCAATCGGCTGCCACTCAGTCGCGCCTATCCCTTCATGTCGATGAACTTCGTTATTGTCGTCCTTCTGGCGGCATGGCTTTTTCAGGAACGTCTGGATGCCTACAAGCTTGTCGGCACGCTGATTATCGTGGCCGGCGTCGTCGTCCTCTCGCGATCCACGGGCTGA
- the rffA gene encoding dTDP-4-amino-4,6-dideoxygalactose transaminase, with protein MIPFNKPYMTGRELAHIAQAHANGHLSGDGSFTKRCHAWLEERTQAGRALLAHSCTAALEMAALLLDLQPGDEVILPSYTFVSTASAFALRGAVPVFVDIREDTLNIDERLIEAAIGPRTKAICVVHYAGVACEMDAIMEIADRYGLKVVEDAAQAIMSTYKGRPLGTIGDYGALSFHETKNIISGEGGALLCRDREAGERAEIIREKGTNRSRFFRGQVDKYTWVDIGSSFLPGEITAAFLTAQIEDADGITSRRLAIWDRYHAWAAAHEGAGRLRRPIVPSDRTHNAHMYYLLLPSLEHRTHFIQAMKEQGVQTVFHYIPLHSSPAGIAHCRTASDMSVTDSISDRLVRMPLWVGVEDHLDQVMAAADAALNRT; from the coding sequence ATGATTCCCTTCAACAAGCCTTACATGACAGGCCGCGAGCTCGCGCATATTGCTCAAGCACACGCCAATGGGCATCTGTCGGGTGACGGAAGCTTCACCAAGCGCTGTCACGCATGGCTGGAGGAGCGAACCCAGGCCGGCCGCGCGCTGCTTGCACACAGTTGTACGGCAGCGCTTGAGATGGCGGCGTTGCTGCTGGATCTGCAGCCCGGTGATGAAGTCATTCTTCCTTCCTATACCTTCGTGTCCACCGCAAGCGCGTTTGCATTGCGCGGCGCAGTACCCGTCTTCGTCGATATCCGCGAGGATACGTTGAACATCGACGAACGCCTGATCGAAGCGGCCATAGGCCCGCGCACGAAGGCGATCTGCGTTGTCCACTACGCGGGTGTCGCCTGCGAGATGGACGCGATCATGGAAATCGCAGATCGCTACGGACTGAAGGTGGTCGAGGACGCTGCCCAGGCGATCATGTCCACCTACAAGGGACGGCCGCTTGGAACCATCGGCGACTACGGCGCTCTCAGCTTCCACGAGACAAAGAACATTATCTCCGGTGAAGGCGGCGCATTGTTGTGCCGCGACCGTGAGGCCGGCGAGCGCGCCGAGATCATTCGTGAGAAAGGCACCAACCGCAGCCGTTTCTTCCGCGGTCAGGTGGACAAGTACACGTGGGTGGACATCGGGTCGTCGTTCCTCCCAGGAGAAATTACCGCAGCGTTCCTGACAGCACAGATCGAAGACGCCGACGGCATCACGTCACGGCGACTCGCCATTTGGGACCGCTATCACGCATGGGCCGCGGCACATGAGGGCGCTGGGCGGCTGCGTCGCCCTATTGTCCCGTCAGACCGTACGCACAACGCGCACATGTACTACTTGTTGCTGCCCTCTCTGGAGCACAGGACGCATTTCATCCAAGCGATGAAGGAGCAGGGCGTGCAAACCGTGTTCCATTACATTCCGCTGCATTCTTCCCCCGCCGGCATCGCCCACTGCCGAACAGCGTCGGATATGAGCGTCACCGATTCGATCAGCGATCGCTTGGTGCGGATGCCGCTCTGGGTCGGTGTCGAGGA